One genomic segment of Impatiens glandulifera chromosome 6, dImpGla2.1, whole genome shotgun sequence includes these proteins:
- the LOC124941476 gene encoding rac-like GTP-binding protein RHO1 yields MSASKFIKCVTVGDGAVGKTCLLISYTSNTFPTDYVPTVFDNFSANVVVNGQTINLGLWDTAGQEDYNRLRPLSYRGADVFILAFSLISKASYENVSKKWIPELKHYAPGVPIVLVGSKLG; encoded by the exons atgaGTGCTTCGAAGTTCATAAAATGCGTCACGGTTGGTGATGGCGCCGTGGGAAAGACATGTCTTCTCATTTCTTACACCAGCAACACTTTCCCTACG GATTATGTGCCTACTGTATTTGACAATTTTAGTGCAAATGTGGTTGTCAATGGACAGACTATCAATCTTGGACTATGGGATACAGCGG GTCAAGAGGATTATAATAGATTAAGACCGTTGAGTTATCGAGGGGCTGATGTTTTCATTTTGGCATTCTCTTTGATTAGCAAAGCAAGTTACGAAAATGTTTCGAAGAAG TGGATTCCTGAGTTGAAGCATTATGCACCTGGAGTTCCTATAGTTCTTGTCGGATCCAAACTTGGTTAG
- the LOC124941898 gene encoding zinc finger CCCH domain-containing protein 38-like, with protein MSERIRRYSSKWDHKKKPELSLQHTRGTFSAKRDKYASNESHAWHLQQVDHDNAGKHDKTLKETGASTLLDAPLPWDEHESYGTRMSPGLDDWRRQKHKRSPESGWCNSSYRNSTRRRSRSPPKGFNQDKRLDGRRVTAQSHNLLSGRHTRSEFPINIAKNDTKSLKTFRFPVTDGQKVESSDIRNGNSGTLVGSAQERPKNVSRQRDVGRDMDAFLFKQKKEFEPYHSEKYSRLSYASSTARSQNNERRNITLNKFDKHTNQNQVTGISDIIHPEIVHSRIVKDASYTTSEREEQHNWGIDKCKPWHLLEEEPKPQSNSGDAENWLEGMEISSPWNPRQSSSQQGSDKASTRKLPQSYNAFPRRQGLDQNIQNDSVLVSNPSTLNFTIENKQMLQRPHILPVVVDMNEAQEKELRESKTTRFNSSPVEGNNMRANSQFSLTQRNHSDLVTFSPSSAQLAGARQQLPQPYTALNFSKSLESIVPSINNSLVKCNSEVQPNKEGEKLECLNLIAADCSTSGKVNVTNDPDSEENKIGGEANLSSENGNETNDEKKTRGNMKGILRAFKFALAEFVKKILKPKWKDGVISKDFHNAVVKKVVDKVMGSIPHARIPRSQERITNYLALSESKLDKLVKAYVDKHDKT; from the exons ATGAGTGAAAGAATAAGGAGATATTCTTCAAAATGGGATCACAAGAAAAAACCTGAACTTTCGCTGCAACATACCCGTGGTACATTTTCTGCAAAGCGAGATAAGTACGCCTCTAATGAATCACATGCATGGCATCTGCAACAGGTTGACCATGATAATGCTGGAAAACATGATAAAACATTGAAGGAAACAGGTGCTAGTACATTGTTGGATGCACCACTTCCATGGGATGAACATGAGAGTTACGGTACAAGAATGTCTCCCGGCCTTGATGACTGGCGGCGGCAAAAACACAAACGTTCACCTGAAAGTGGCTGGTGTAATAGTTCATACAG AAATTCTACTAGAAGACGGAGCAGAAGTCCACCTAAGGGCTTTAATCAAGATAAGAGACTTGATGGAAGAAGGGTTACTGCTCAGTCTCACAATCTTCTTAGTGGGAGACATACAAGATCAGAATTTCCCATAAATATTGCTAAAAATGACACCAAATCTCTTAAAACTTTCAGATTCCCCGTTACTGACGGACAGAAGGTTGAAAGTTCTGATATAAGAAATGGAAATTCAGGAACCTTAGTTGGTTCAGCTCAAGAACGACCAAAAAACGTGTCTAGACAGAGGGATGTTGGTAGAGACATGGATGCCTTcttgtttaaacaaaaaaagGAATTTGAACCTTATCATAGTGAGAAATATTCAAGGTTATCTTATGCCAGTTCGACAGCTAGATCCCAGAATAATGAGAGGAGGAACATCACCTTGAACAAATTTGACAAACATACAAATCAGAATCAAGTGACCGGGATCAGTGACATAATTCATCCTGAAATTGTGCATTCTCGGATTGTCAAAGATGCTTCTTATACCACAAGTGAAAGAGAGGAGCAACATAATTGGGGCATTGATAAGTGTAAACCCTGGCATCTCCTTGAGGAAGAACCAAAACCACAAAGCAACTCAGGAGATGCTGAAAATTGGCTAGAGGGCATGGAGATTTCTTCGCCCTGGAACCCTAGGCAATCTTCTAGTCAACAGGGTTCAGATAAAGCAAGCACAAGGAAACTGCCTCAATCCTATAATGCTTTTCCAAGACGACAAGGCTTGGATCAAAACATCCAGAATGATAGTGTTCTTGTTAGTAATCCTTCCACCTTAAATTTCACCATTGAAAATAAACAGATGCTTCAACGTCCCCATATTCTTCCAGTAGTTGTTGATATGAATGAAGCACAAGAGAAGGAATTGAGGGAATCTAAAACCACCCGATTTAACAGTTCTCCAGTTGAGGGGAATAACATGAGAGCAAATTCTCAATTTTCTTTAACTCAACGAAATCATTCAGATCTGGTGACCTTTTCCCCTTCATCAGCTCAGTTAGCCGGAGCTAGACAACAACTTCCTCAACCATATACTGCTTTGAATTTCTCCAAGTCACTGGAATCTATTGTACCATCAATAAACAATTCCTTGGTAAAATGTAATTCTGAGGTTCAACCAAATAAAGAAGGTGAAAAGTTGGAGTGCTTAAACTTAATTGCTGCTGATTGTAGTACATCGGGCAAGGTCAATGTGACTAATGATCCAGATTCTGAGGAGAATAAGATAGGAGGAGAAGCCAATTTATCATCAGAGAATGGAAACGAGACTAACGATGAAAAGAAGACAAGGGGTAATATGAAGGGAATTCTTCGTGCATTCAAATTTGCTCTTGCAGAATTTGTCAAGAAGATTCTGAAACCAAAGTGGAAGGATGGTGTAATTAgtaaagattttcacaacgcTGTTGTAAAGAAGGTGGTTGATAAAGTAATGGGTAGTATACCGCATGCTCGGATACCTCGATCTCAGGAGAGAATCACTAATTACCTAGCCTTATCAGAGTCTAAGCTCGACAAACTTGTAAAG GCTTATGTGGATAAGCATGACAAGACCTGA